DNA from Mesorhizobium sp. DCY119:
TCCCGTCCGATCGCTTTGCCCAGAAGCCTGATCGAAAAGGATGTAGCTTCGGCAGGGTCTCGTGCGGCGTTCTCGGGCCCGTCCAGGAAGATGACGGGGACACCGGCTGCGTTCAACCTTCCGGTCACGCTTTCCCAACCAGGCTGCCAGAGGCTGACGACGAAGAGATCCGGGCGAGCACTCAATATCGTCTCGACGGAAACGTTGGCGGGAACGACGCCACCAACGACTGGAATATCGTCTATCGCCGGAAACCGCTTGCGGAACGCCTCATACATTCCGCGATCGACGCGCCGTGGCGTGGCCCAGCCAGCAAGTCTGGCCACTGGGTCGGGGTCGATCAGTGCGAGAGAGAGCAGCAACAGACTTTCATTGGTCACGATACGCGTCGCGGGTGCGGCAAGACGCACCTCACGGCCCGTAGCATCGGTCAGTACGATCTCGGCGCGCGCGTCGTGAAGGCCACCCCATGCTATCGCGAAGAGTGCAGCGAGAAGGACAAGGCAGTAACGGGCGAGGGCCGCTGAAAACCAGGCGGCCCCTTTCACGCTCAGGCGGTATGGATGCCTCACCATGTGTACTTCAGGTTGGCCGTAATCGCGCGTCCCGCCCCGTAATTACAGCTGCCGCCGGTGATGTTGAGGCAGTGCGAAACGTATTTCTCATCGAATAGATTGGTAACGTTGATCCTGAGTTTGGTGCCTTCGAGGTCCTTGCGAATGCCCCCGAAATCATACTCCGCACCAATATCGACCAGTGCGCGTGCCGGGATGCGCAACTGCTCCAGATAGGTAACGTCGGTCTGATAGGACGATGTCGCCCGCACGCCGGCGCTCAGCGACAGGCCCGGCACGCCGTCGGGGCTGTAGATCGCCCACAGGCTTGCCTGATGCTCGGGCAAGCGCAGCATTTCGCGTCCGACCGAAACCGGGTTGTTGGATTGCAGAACCTCGGAGTCAGAATAGGCGTAGGCTGCCATCAGGCTGATTTCCGGGGTCAGTTCATACTTGCCCTCGATCTCGATGCCGCGGACGCGCTGCTTTCCACCCTGCACATACTGGCTCGGCCGCGTCGGATTGGGATCGGTTGGGGCAGGCGTCAGCGCGTTCTCATGCGTCAACTGGAACAGCGACACCGTCACCAAGCCACGACCGCCGGCGGGCTCATATTTGACGCCGATCTCGAACTGATCAGCGGTCTGGGCCTCGAAGGGATTTCCAGACGGGTCGGTTCCCAGAAGAGGCAGGAATGAGGTCGAATAGCTCGCATAGGGAGCGAGACCGTTGTCGAACAGGTAGGTCAAGCCGGCGCGTCCGGTCAGCGCATTGTCGCTGGTCGTGACGGTCGGTGCATCGGTTATCCGATTGGTGGTATCGATATCCGACATGTCGGAGCGCAGGCCGAAGGTGCCGACCCAGCCGCCGTAGCGCACCTGGTCCTGTACATAGAGACCCACCTGATCCTGCTTTTGCAATGCTGACGCTGTCACAGGGGCTACGGGGATGGGCTGGCCATATATGGGATCGAGATAGTCAATCCCCGGCACCGAGACACCCCATCCGGTGTTGCCGAAGTTGGTGTCGGATATGCCGCGCACGTAATCCAGGCCGAACAGCACCGTATGGTCGAGCGCGCCGGTCTGGAACTTTGCCTCGGCCTGCGTGTCCACCGCGAAGGTCGAGGTCCAGTCGTCGGAGATGGCGGAAACCCTGTCCAGGTGGCTCGACGGCGCGCCCGAATAGGCGAATGCCGGATTGACCAGCACCAGATCCATATGCTGATCCGAACGCCCGTAACGCAGGTTTTGACGAACGGTCCAGGTCTCGTTGAAGGCGTGCTCGAATTCATAGCCGAGATGGAAATAGTCGCGTTCGAAGCCGCCCCAGTCCGGGTCGCCGAGGAATACATCACGCGGGATTTGCCCGGCCGGGTTGGGAAGCAGAGTTCCGATCGCAGGATAGAAGCGCGGGCTGAAAACCGGCCGGTCATGCTGGTAGTAGCCATACAGCGTCAGCGACGTTTGTGCCGTGGGGCTCCAGGTCAGGCTTGGCGCCAGCATCAGCTGCCGATCGCGCTCGTGGTCGATCTGGGTGTTCATGTTCTTCGCAAGCCCGGTCAATCGGTACGACCAATCACCGTCTTCCGTCAGCGGGCCGGTCATGTCGACCGCGCCCTGGATGCCGCCGAAGCCACTCGTTTGTAGGGAGACCTCGCGATAAGGTGTCGACTGAGGCCGCTTGCTGACCTGATTGACAAGGCCCCCGGGGACGGTGCGTCCGTAAAGCACGGAGGCCGGTCCTTTCAGCACTTCGACGCGTTCCAGCGCGTAGGAGTTTATGCTCGGCGTGGCGTAATTGTTCGGGTCGCCGGCGACAGCGAGCCCATCGAGCCACATCGTGCCATATGAGTTGAAACCTCTTATGTAGAGCCAGTCATAGCGCACGTCATAGCCATTCGGGTCGGCAAAGACACCGGGTGTGTAGCGCAGAGCCTCTGCAACCGTGTTGGCCCCCTGCGCATCCATCTGATCACGGGTAATCACGCTCACCGCCTGCGGCGTTTCGAGAATGGAGGTGTCCGTCTTGGAAGCGCTCTTGGCGCGTTTGGCGACTATTCCCGTGCCGGACCCGCCACCCTCAACGACAACCGTGTCGAGCGTCGTCACGCTGGAATCGGCCGTGCTGGCGGACGCTGCGTCGCCGCCTTGCTGGGCAGTGGCAGGCAACACGAATGTGCCACAAACACCGCAAATCACAGTGGATGCCAGCAACAGAGAGCGGCGTTTGGCTCCCATCGATGATTGCACTTGCAAGATATCCGTATCGCCCACGATCGTCCCTGTCCCAAACCAAGCCATGATAATACCCCATTAACTTGACAATAATAATCAAGTTAACCTAGTGAGTATGGCAACATGGCATTGCTGACAACGTCCGAACCTTTGTGCGGCGATCAAAAACATTTGCAGGCCAACAAAATTCGTCTCGGCGCCATCGCCGCGCTCACTCCGTAATCCGTGAGCAAGTACGATCGCCGAGAAAACTGGAAAGGCATTGCCGATGAGCTCGTTCTCTGGCGTGCGGGACGACAGCTTCGACCCCGGTGGCAACAAGCGCGTTCTCGTTCGCGATTTCATGCGACGTGATGGCGTCGTTGTAGACAGCACGGACGACCGGCTTTCGATGGAGGACACGCTGATCGAGGGCGAGTTCCTGCATCAGGAGCTGCGCCGCGGCCTGGTCCTGCATATCAGCGATGCCATCGAAGAACGCCCTTTCACCATCACATCGCGCCAGCGGCAGGAACTGTCCTGCATTTTCTTTCTCGACGGTGAGGTTGATCTCAAGATCGGTGACCGCCGCTTCCAGTTCAAAGGCGACCAGCGCAGCGCGATAAAAGGCGCAGCGATCATGAGCACCGGTTCCGAAAGCTTCGAGCGGGCTTCGATGGGTGGCCAGCATGTTCGCCATCTCGTCGTGTCTGCCACGCCGGACTGGCTCAATTTCGAAGGGCTGGAGGAAGTACGCGACAATCGGCTTGCCGCCAGCCTGCTCAAGGACAATCTCGCCGACCATCGCTGGACATTGACCCCCCGCGTCGTGGAATTGGTTCGGCAAATCGTCACGCCGTCGGTTTTCCTGCCTGAACTTCGCAATCTCTATCTGGAGGGGCGGGCGGTGGAGCTTGTTGCGGAAACCATCATGGCGGTCATGCATACCGACCGCCGCGCCACCGGCAGTAACATTCTTCAGCGTCACGAAATGACCCGCCTTCGACGCGCCAAGGATTTGATCGCAGCCAACCTGGCCGAGCCGCTGAATGTCGAAATGATCGCGCGTGAATCTGGGATTAGCGCTAGCGGCTTGCAGCGTCTGTTCCGCCGATCCGAAGGCCATAGCGTCTTCGAATATGTGCGCCGCCTGCGCCTGGAACTTGCATTTGCGGCTTTGCAGGACGGCGAGACGAGCATCCAGGATGCAAGTGCCATTGCCGGCTATTCAAGCCCGGCGAATTTCGCAACTGCTTTCAAGCGGCAGTTCGGCGTTACACCTCGAGAAGTCTTGACTGCCAGATAGGGCCAGGCGCGGGAGACCATTGGCAGAGGCGGTCCAGGCGAAGCGGCATGTCCATCAATCCTTGTGGCCTCGGAAGAGGGTTGATCTCACGACGGAAATATGCCAATAAGTGACCGACCGGTCGGTAAATAATGTTGTTCGATCCGGTTTGGGAGAGAGACCTGATGCCTGAGGCTTTCGTCTGCGATGCCGTGCGCACGCCTATTGGCCGCTATGGCGGTGCATTGTCGGGCGTTCGCGCGGACGATCTGGCTGCACTGCCGATCGCAGCGTTGATGCAGCGCAATGGCGCGGCGGATTGGTCTCAGGTGGACGACGTCATCTATGGCTGCGCCAACCAGGCCGGTGAGGACAACCGCAATGTTGCGCGCATGGCAGCACTGCTCTCGGGCTTGCCCGTCGAAGTGCCCGGCACGACGGTGAACCGTCTCTGCGGCTCCGGGCTTGATGCGGTTGGGCTGGCCGCGCGGTCGATCCGGGCCGGCGACTGCGATTTCATGATCGCGGGTGGTGTCGAGAGCATGTCGCGTGCGCCCTTCGTCATGCCGAAGGCAGACGCTGCCTTTTCGCGCTCGAATGCAGTCTACGATACGACCATCGGCTGGCGTTTCGTCAATCCGAGGATGAAGAAGACGTTCGGTATCGATTCCATGCCGGAGACCGCTGACAATGTCGCAGCCGACTTCGGCGTTTTGCGCGCAGATCAGGATGCCTTCGCGCTGCGCAGTCAGCAGCGCTGGGCGGCTGCGCAAGCTGCAAACAGTTTCGCCGACGAGATCGTGCCTGTGCCGGTGCCGCAGAAGAAGGGCGACCCGGTGCTTGTCGACCGCGACGAACATCCGAGGCCGGATGCCTCACTGGAACAACTCGCCAGGTTGAAGGGCGTCAATGGACCGGACCTCAGCGTCACCGCCGCCAACGCCTCCGGCGTGAATGACGGCGCGGCAGCGCTTGTCGTAGCCAGCGAACGCGCAGCCACAGCCAACGGCCTGACGCCGCGTGCCCGTGTGGTCGCAATGGCCGCCGCAGGCGTTGAACCCCGCATCATGGGTATCGGCCCGGTGCCTGCCGTGCGCAAGGTCTTGGCCCGCGCCGGCCTGGAGCTTGGCCAGATGGATGTGATCGAACTCAACGAGGCTTTCGCAGCCCAGGCGCTTGCGGTTCTGCGCGAACTCAGCCTGCCGGACGACGCTGCGCATGTGAACCCCAATGGCGGCGCCATCGCGCTTGGCCATCCGCTCGGCATGAGCGGCGCGCGGCTGGTCACCACCGCGACATGGCAGCTCCAGCGCAGCGGCGGGCGTTACGCGCTCTGCACGATGTGCGTGGGTGTCGGGCAGGGAATTGCATTGATCCTCGAGCGCGTCTGACGCGCGAACCGGAAGGAGACGACGCGATGTATGCACAGATGGTCAAGACGGATGCCGCCCGGGTGCGCAGCCTCGACGAGATGGAGCCGCAGGAGCGCGCCTTTCAGGAGCGCATCAATGACGGCCAGAAGATCGAGCCGAAGGAATGGATGCCGGAGGCCTATCGCAAGACGTTGATCCGCCAGATCAGCCAGCACGCCCATTCAGAGATCGTCGGCCAGTTGCCGGAGGGAAACTGGATCACGCGGGCGCCGACGCTGGAGCGCAAGGCCATCCTGCTCGCCAAGGTACAAGACGAGGCCGGTCACGGGCTCTATTTGTACTGTGCCGCGGAAACGCTCGGCATAAGCCGCGACGAGATGTACGAGCAGCTCCATTCGGGCAAAGCCAAATATTCCTCGATCTTCAACTATCCGACGCTGACTTGGGCCGACATCGGCGCGATCGGCTGGCTGGTGGATGGCGCGGCGATCATGAACCAGGTGCCGCTGCAGCGCTGCTCCTATGGCCCGTATGCCCGCGCTATGGTGCGCATCTGCAAGGAGGAGAGCTTCCACCAGCGTCAGGGCTTCGACATCATGACCGTGCTTTGCAAGGGCACGGAAGCGCAGAAGGCGATGGCGCAGGACGCACTGAACCGCTGGTGGTGGCCGTCACTGATGATGTTCGGGCCGTCCGACAGCGACTCGGTCCATTCGGCGCAATCCATGGCCTGGAACATCAAGCAGGATTCCAACGACGAGCTGCGCCAGAAATTCGTCGACCAGACCGCGCCGCAGGCGAAGTTCCTCGGTCTCGCCATTCCCGATCCGGAACTCAAATGGAACGAGGAGAAGGGTGGTCACGATTTCGGTGAGCCGGACTGGACCGAATTCTTCGAGGTGGTCGCCGGCAACGGTCCCTGCAATCGCGAGCGACTGGCCGCTCGCAATAGCGCCTGGGACGAGGGTGCCTGGTTCCGCGACGGCCTGACCGCCTACGCCGACAAGCAGGCGGCTCGGCGAAAAGAAGTCAGGATCGCGGCCGAATAGGACGCTAGCGAAAGCCTCAAGCGAGATCGAGTTGGGAGTAAACCAATGTCCAGCGAATGGCCCCTGTGGGAAGTTTTCATCCGCGGCCAGCATGGCCTTAACCACCGGCATGTCGGCAGCCTTCATGCACCCGATGCCGAGATGGCGATCAACAATGCGCGCGATGTCTACACACGCCGCAACGAGGGCGTGAGTATCTGGGTGGTGCGCTCGTCGGATGTCGTCGCCAGTGCACCGTCGGAAAAAGGCCCGCTGTTCGATCCGGCCAATTCCAAAGTCTACCGGCATCCCACCTTCTTCGACGTGCCGGACGAAGTGGGGCATATGTGATGTCGACCGCACCCGCTACATCATCGGCCGTCGCCGAATTTGCGCTCAGGATGGGCGACACCTGTCTCATCCTCGGCCACCGCAACTCGGAATGGTGCGGTCATTCGCCGGCTCTGGAGGAAGACATAGCGCTGGCCAACACCGCGCTCGACCTGATCGGCCAGACCCAACTCTGGCTCGGCCTTGCCAGCGAAGCCGAAGGTGGTGGGCGTTCACCTGACAACCTCGCCTTCCTGCGCGACGCTGCCGGCTATCGCAACCTTTTGCTGGTCGAGCAGCCGAGCGGCGATTTCGGCCGCACCGTCATGCGGCAGTATCTGTTCGACGCCTGGCACCTGCCTCTGCTGAAGGCATTGACCGGATCGAGCGACAAACGCGTCGCCGAGATCGCCGAGAAGGCGGCGAAGGAGGTGGCTTATCACCTGCAGCGCAGCGCCGATCTTGTGGTGCGTCTGGGCGATGGCACCAAGGAGAGCCGCGAGCGCATGCAGGCGGCGCTGGAGTTCCTCTGGCCCTATACGGGTGAAATGTTCACGGGTGACGTGGTGGACGACGAACTTGCCGCTGCAGGAATAGCGCCTTCGCCGGAGGAACTGCGCACGGCCTGGGAACAGCATGTCGCGCGCACCTTGGTCGACGCCACGCTGAAGCTGCCGGAAAAGGCTTACATGCAGAAGGGCGGCAAGCGAGGCGTCCATTCGGAGCATCTGGGCTTCATCCTGGCCGAAATGCAGTTCCTGCAGCGCGCCTATCCCGGCGCGAACTGGTAGGATCACCATGGACGCCACCCTGACGCTTCCAACAGTCGACCAGGTCTGGTCTTGGCTCGCTGCCATTCCTGATCCCGAGATCCCGGTCATATCGCTGACTGACCTCGGCATCATCCGACACGTAAGCTGGGCGGACGAAACGCTGGAAGTGACGGTAACACCGACCTATTCCGGCTGCCCGGCGACCGGCGTCATCAACTTCGAGATCGAACGGCACCTGCGCGAACACGGCGTCGAAAAACTGCGGCTCAAGCGTCAGCTGTCGCCTGCCTGGACGACAGCCTGGATCAGCGCCGATGGCCGCGAGAAACTGCGCGCCTATGGCATCGCGCCACCCGTCGAAGGCACGGCCGCCTGCGCCGGCGCGTTGATACCGTTCGACGTTGCCTGTCCGCGCTGCGGCTCCAAACAGACGGAGCGGATCAGCCAGTTCGGCTCGACGCCCTGCAAGGCGCATTTCCGCTGCACGGAGTGCCTTGAACCCTTCGATTACTTCAAGAGCCTCTGAGGACCCATGGCCCGCTTCTTTCCGCTCGAAGTTGCAGATGTTCGCCGCGAAACCCGCGATGCCGTGGTGGTGACGCTCGCCCCACGCGCCGAAGATTACGGCACCTTCGACTTCACGCAGGGCCAGTATCTCACTTTTCGCCGCGCCTTCGATGGCGAGGAACTGCGCCGTTCCTATTCCATCTGCGCCGGCAAGGACGAGGGTGTGCTCAAGGTTGGCATCAAGCGCGTCGATGGTGGTGCCTTCTCCACCTGGGCCAATGAAGAATTGCAACCCGGTGACGTGCTGGAAGCGATGGCGCCGATGGGTGCGTTCCATGTGCCGCTGGAGCCGGCGCGTGCCCGGCACTATCTCGGCTTTGCTGGCGGCAGCGGCATCACGCCGGTGCTTTCGCTGATCAAGACGACACTCGCCCGCGAGCCGAAATCGCATTTCACGCTGATCTACGGCAACCGTTCGAACAACACGATCATGTTCCGCGAGGAGCTGGAGGACATCAAGAACTCCAATCTTGGCCGTTTCAGCGTCATTCATGTTCTGGAGAGCGAGACGCATGACATCGACCTCTTTTCCGGCCGCATCGACGCCGACAAATGCGCAAGGCTGTTCAAAGGCTGGATCAATATCGCGGCCGTCGACATGGCCTTCATATGCGGGCCTGAGCCGATGATGCTGGCAATCGCAGCCTCGCTGCGCGAGCACGGGTTGCGCGACGACCAGATCAAGTTCGAATTGTTCGCTTCCGCGCCGCGCCGCGCCAAACAGGTCGCCAAGGTCGCCTCCGAT
Protein-coding regions in this window:
- a CDS encoding TonB-dependent siderophore receptor → MPATAQQGGDAASASTADSSVTTLDTVVVEGGGSGTGIVAKRAKSASKTDTSILETPQAVSVITRDQMDAQGANTVAEALRYTPGVFADPNGYDVRYDWLYIRGFNSYGTMWLDGLAVAGDPNNYATPSINSYALERVEVLKGPASVLYGRTVPGGLVNQVSKRPQSTPYREVSLQTSGFGGIQGAVDMTGPLTEDGDWSYRLTGLAKNMNTQIDHERDRQLMLAPSLTWSPTAQTSLTLYGYYQHDRPVFSPRFYPAIGTLLPNPAGQIPRDVFLGDPDWGGFERDYFHLGYEFEHAFNETWTVRQNLRYGRSDQHMDLVLVNPAFAYSGAPSSHLDRVSAISDDWTSTFAVDTQAEAKFQTGALDHTVLFGLDYVRGISDTNFGNTGWGVSVPGIDYLDPIYGQPIPVAPVTASALQKQDQVGLYVQDQVRYGGWVGTFGLRSDMSDIDTTNRITDAPTVTTSDNALTGRAGLTYLFDNGLAPYASYSTSFLPLLGTDPSGNPFEAQTADQFEIGVKYEPAGGRGLVTVSLFQLTHENALTPAPTDPNPTRPSQYVQGGKQRVRGIEIEGKYELTPEISLMAAYAYSDSEVLQSNNPVSVGREMLRLPEHQASLWAIYSPDGVPGLSLSAGVRATSSYQTDVTYLEQLRIPARALVDIGAEYDFGGIRKDLEGTKLRINVTNLFDEKYVSHCLNITGGSCNYGAGRAITANLKYTW
- a CDS encoding AraC family transcriptional regulator, yielding MSSFSGVRDDSFDPGGNKRVLVRDFMRRDGVVVDSTDDRLSMEDTLIEGEFLHQELRRGLVLHISDAIEERPFTITSRQRQELSCIFFLDGEVDLKIGDRRFQFKGDQRSAIKGAAIMSTGSESFERASMGGQHVRHLVVSATPDWLNFEGLEEVRDNRLAASLLKDNLADHRWTLTPRVVELVRQIVTPSVFLPELRNLYLEGRAVELVAETIMAVMHTDRRATGSNILQRHEMTRLRRAKDLIAANLAEPLNVEMIARESGISASGLQRLFRRSEGHSVFEYVRRLRLELAFAALQDGETSIQDASAIAGYSSPANFATAFKRQFGVTPREVLTAR
- the pcaF gene encoding 3-oxoadipyl-CoA thiolase, whose amino-acid sequence is MPEAFVCDAVRTPIGRYGGALSGVRADDLAALPIAALMQRNGAADWSQVDDVIYGCANQAGEDNRNVARMAALLSGLPVEVPGTTVNRLCGSGLDAVGLAARSIRAGDCDFMIAGGVESMSRAPFVMPKADAAFSRSNAVYDTTIGWRFVNPRMKKTFGIDSMPETADNVAADFGVLRADQDAFALRSQQRWAAAQAANSFADEIVPVPVPQKKGDPVLVDRDEHPRPDASLEQLARLKGVNGPDLSVTAANASGVNDGAAALVVASERAATANGLTPRARVVAMAAAGVEPRIMGIGPVPAVRKVLARAGLELGQMDVIELNEAFAAQALAVLRELSLPDDAAHVNPNGGAIALGHPLGMSGARLVTTATWQLQRSGGRYALCTMCVGVGQGIALILERV
- the paaA gene encoding 1,2-phenylacetyl-CoA epoxidase subunit PaaA, producing the protein MYAQMVKTDAARVRSLDEMEPQERAFQERINDGQKIEPKEWMPEAYRKTLIRQISQHAHSEIVGQLPEGNWITRAPTLERKAILLAKVQDEAGHGLYLYCAAETLGISRDEMYEQLHSGKAKYSSIFNYPTLTWADIGAIGWLVDGAAIMNQVPLQRCSYGPYARAMVRICKEESFHQRQGFDIMTVLCKGTEAQKAMAQDALNRWWWPSLMMFGPSDSDSVHSAQSMAWNIKQDSNDELRQKFVDQTAPQAKFLGLAIPDPELKWNEEKGGHDFGEPDWTEFFEVVAGNGPCNRERLAARNSAWDEGAWFRDGLTAYADKQAARRKEVRIAAE
- the paaB gene encoding 1,2-phenylacetyl-CoA epoxidase subunit PaaB, which produces MSSEWPLWEVFIRGQHGLNHRHVGSLHAPDAEMAINNARDVYTRRNEGVSIWVVRSSDVVASAPSEKGPLFDPANSKVYRHPTFFDVPDEVGHM
- the paaC gene encoding 1,2-phenylacetyl-CoA epoxidase subunit PaaC gives rise to the protein MSTAPATSSAVAEFALRMGDTCLILGHRNSEWCGHSPALEEDIALANTALDLIGQTQLWLGLASEAEGGGRSPDNLAFLRDAAGYRNLLLVEQPSGDFGRTVMRQYLFDAWHLPLLKALTGSSDKRVAEIAEKAAKEVAYHLQRSADLVVRLGDGTKESRERMQAALEFLWPYTGEMFTGDVVDDELAAAGIAPSPEELRTAWEQHVARTLVDATLKLPEKAYMQKGGKRGVHSEHLGFILAEMQFLQRAYPGANW
- the paaD gene encoding 1,2-phenylacetyl-CoA epoxidase subunit PaaD, which gives rise to MDATLTLPTVDQVWSWLAAIPDPEIPVISLTDLGIIRHVSWADETLEVTVTPTYSGCPATGVINFEIERHLREHGVEKLRLKRQLSPAWTTAWISADGREKLRAYGIAPPVEGTAACAGALIPFDVACPRCGSKQTERISQFGSTPCKAHFRCTECLEPFDYFKSL
- the paaE gene encoding 1,2-phenylacetyl-CoA epoxidase subunit PaaE, giving the protein MARFFPLEVADVRRETRDAVVVTLAPRAEDYGTFDFTQGQYLTFRRAFDGEELRRSYSICAGKDEGVLKVGIKRVDGGAFSTWANEELQPGDVLEAMAPMGAFHVPLEPARARHYLGFAGGSGITPVLSLIKTTLAREPKSHFTLIYGNRSNNTIMFREELEDIKNSNLGRFSVIHVLESETHDIDLFSGRIDADKCARLFKGWINIAAVDMAFICGPEPMMLAIAASLREHGLRDDQIKFELFASAPRRAKQVAKVASDGQKAAMCTARITLDGSTRVIEMAKKGETILEAALGANLDAPFACKAGVCSTCRAMVLEGEVEMEANHALEDYEVRRGYVLTCQCYPLSDHVVVTYDQ